The following coding sequences are from one Syngnathus acus chromosome 12, fSynAcu1.2, whole genome shotgun sequence window:
- the cdc26 gene encoding anaphase-promoting complex subunit CDC26, with product MLRRKPTRLELKIDDTDEFESIKKELEARKRQREEVESGAGVGGDSVGSTDVIGGETPPTCTAASRAELINERIGYKPHPKATTLPTLFGSLQFS from the exons ATGTTGAGGAGAAAACCAACTCGTCTGGAGCTTAAGATCGATGACACGGACGAGTTTGAGAGCATCAAGAAAGAGCTCGAG GCACGGAAACGGCAACGAGAAGAGGTGGAGTCGGGAGCTGGAGTGGGCGGGGACTCTGTGGGCAGCACCGACGTCATTGGGGGAGAAACCCCGCCCACCTGTACCGCTGCGTCGAGGGCGGAGCTTATCAACGAGCGAATTGGCTACAAACCGCACCCCAAAGCCACCACCCTGCCCACCCTCTTTGGAAGTTTACAATTTTCATAA
- the fer gene encoding LOW QUALITY PROTEIN: tyrosine-protein kinase Fer (The sequence of the model RefSeq protein was modified relative to this genomic sequence to represent the inferred CDS: inserted 1 base in 1 codon), whose amino-acid sequence MMGFGRDLRNSHEGLLKLQDWELKLLETVKRFMTLRVKSDKEYAALLLSLTQQVEKQEAADYVSTVSKSWSQVVRQTEALGRVMRGHADDLNSGPLHRLATLIRDKQQVKKSYQSLHQQLESHKHKVTRSDLDKLKSTYRQLSRDANSAKDKYREALTKGREAERAHERYDKATAKLHNLHNQYVVAVCGARAAQEEHRRRAAPALLDALQRMQEDMTLALKNILEEYCEISSLLTDEVVKVHREISAAVQQIDPLAEYQHFIEAYRSPESPEASVEFDASLLDEADHLSADEILWNTLTADGLRAMLSSATEELALTQQNLRTKEALADDLDAKISSGQQNADRKSDCVLLLSQKLSLLELRQSVQSLRSSEARLSSQKALLDATMADAPPPPPPPPPPAPPYEDDSRSLGSADRGKEKSSRLDTLRHSLAGMIRSPKAMLASSSSHFFDVVPSSERPLAEQEWYHGAIPRTEAQELLRQQGDFLVRESHGKPGEYVLSVFSDDQRRHFIIQFADSQYRFEGTGFATIPQLIEHHFSTKQLITKXSGVVLLNPVVKDKKWILNHEDVALGELLGKGNFGEVFKGTLLRDKTPVAVKTCKEDLPPELKIRFLSEARILKQYDHPNIVKLIGVCTQRQPIYIVMELVPGGDFLSFLRKKKDELKTKQLLRLAVDAAAGMAYLESKNCIHRDLAARNCLVGEGTLLKISDFGMSRQEDDGVYSSSGLKQIPIKWTAPEALNYGRYTSESDVWSYGILLWETFSLGVCPYPGMTNQQAREQVEKGYRMACPQRCPDDVYKVMQRCWQYSPEERPKFAELQRDLAAIKKK is encoded by the exons ATGATGGGGTTCGGTCGGGATCTAAGGAATTCCCATGAGGGATTACTCAAACTGCAGGATTGGGAATTAAAG CTGCTGGAGACGGTCAAGCGTTTCATGACGCTGCGCGTGAAGAGCGACAAGGAGTACGCCGCCCTGCTGCTCAGCTTGACGCAGCAGGTGGAGAAACAGGAAGCGGCCGACTACGTCAGCACCGTCAGCAAG TCGTGGTCGCAGGTGGTGCGTCAGACGGAGGCGCTGGGTCGCGTCATGCGGGGTCACGCCGATGACCTGAACTCGGGTCCGCTGCACCGCCTCGCCACGCTCATCAGAGACAAGCAGCAGGTGAAGAAGAGCTACCAGAGTCTTCATCAGCAGCTGGAGAGCCACAAGCACAAG GTGACCAGGAGCGACCTGGACAAGCTCAAGTCGACGTATCGCCAGTTGAGCCGCGACGCCAACAGCGCCAAGGACAAGTATCGGGAAGCTCTCACCAAAG GCCGCGAGGCGGAGCGCGCTCACGAGCGCTACGACAAAGCCACGGCCAAGCTCCACAACCTGCACAACCAGTACGTGGTGGCCGTGTGCGGGGCGCGCGCTGCGCAGGAAGAACATCGCCGGCGCGCGGCGCCCGCGCTCCTCGATGCCCTCCAAAGGATGCAGGAGGACATGACGCTGGCGCT GAAGAACATTCTGGAAGAGTACTGCGAGATCAGCAGTCTGCTGACTGACGAGGTCGTCAAAGTCCATCGCGAGATTTCTGCGGCGGTGCAGCAGATCGACCCGCTGGCCGAGTACCAGCACTTCATCGAGGCATACAG GTCTCCCGAGAGCCCCGAGGCCAGCGTGGAGTTCGACGCGTCGCTGCTGGACGAGGCGGACCACCTGTCGGCCGACGAGATCCTCTGGAACACGCTGACGGCCGACGGTCTTCGGGCCAT GTTATCGTCTGCCACGGAGGAGTTGGCGCTGACTCAGCAGAATCTGAGGACCAAAGAGGCCCTGGCGGACGACCTGGACGCCAAGATCAGCAGTGGCCAGCAGAACGCGGACAGGAAGTCCGA CTGCGTGCTCCTCCTCAGTCAGAAGCTGTCCCTCCTGGAGCTGCGCCAAAGCGTCCAATCGCTGCGCAGCTCCGAAGCCCGCCTCTCCTCCCAGAAGGCCTTGCTGGACGCCACGATGGCGGAcgccccgccgccgccgcctcctcctccgccgccgGCTCCGCCCTACGAGGACGACAGCCGCTCGCTGGGCTCGGCC GATAGAGGCAAGGAGAAGAGCTCTCGCTTGGACACGCTGCGTCACTCGCTGGCCGGAATGATCCGCTCGCCAAAAGCCATGTTGGCCTCCTCGTCCTCG CATTTCTTCGACGTCGTCCCGTCGTCGGAGCGCCCCCTGGCGGAGCAGGAGTGGTACCACGGCGCCATCCCGCGCACAGAGGCCCAAGAGCTGCTTCGGCAGCAGGGTGACTTCCTGGTGAGGGAGAGCCACGGAAAACCGGGAGAGTACGTCCTGTCCGTTTTCTCGGACGACCAGCGGCGACACTTCATCATCCAGTTTGCcgat AGTCAGTACCGCTTCGAGGGGACGGGCTTCGCCACTATCCCGCAGCTCATCGAGCACCACTTTTCCACCAAGCAGCTCATCACCA AGTCCGGCGTGGTGCTCCTCAACCCCGTCGTCAAG GACAAAAAGTGGATCCTCAACCACGAGGACGTGGCGCTGGGCGAGCTGCTGGGCAAG GGCAACTTTGGCGAGGTGTTCAAGGGGACGTTGCTGCGAGATAAAACGCCGGTGGCTGTCAAAACCTGCAAAGAAGACTTGCCTCCGGAACTCAAGATCCGCTTCCTGTCAGAGGCCAG GATCCTGAAACAGTACGACCACCCCAACATCGTCAAGCTGATCGGCGTGTGCACTCAGAGGCAGCCCATCTACATCGTGATGGAGCTGGTTCCAG GCGGCGACTTCCTGTCCTTCCTCAGGAAGAAAAAGGACGAGCTGAAGACCAAGCAGCTGCTGCGCTTGGCCGTGGACGCGGCGGCGGGCATGGCCTACTTGGAGAGTAAGAATTGCATCCACAG GGATCTGGCGGCCAGGAACTGCCTGGTGGGCGAAGGCACTTTGCTGAAGATCAGCGATTTCGGGATGAGTCGCCAGGAAGACGACGGCGTTTACTCGTCGTCCGGACTCAAGCAGATTCCCATCAAGTGGACCGCGCCGGAGGCGCTCAACTACG GTCGTTACACCTCCGAAAGCGACGTGTGGAGTTACGGCATCCTGCTGTGGGAAACCTTCAGTCTGGGGGTGTGCCCTTACCCGGGGATGACCAATCAGCAGGCCCGTGAGCAGGTGGAGAAAG GTTACCGGATGGCGTGTCCTCAGCGGTGCCCAGACGACGTGTACAAGGTGATGCAGCGCTGTTGGCAGTACAGCCCGGAAGAACGACCCAAGTTCGCCGAACTGCAGCGAGACCTGGCCGCCATCAAGAAGAAATGA